One Triticum dicoccoides isolate Atlit2015 ecotype Zavitan chromosome 5B, WEW_v2.0, whole genome shotgun sequence genomic window carries:
- the LOC119311814 gene encoding DExH-box ATP-dependent RNA helicase DExH3-like produces MRRVLRRGLGILLVPLPSPLSRPPPPPIPLAALLLLPRRLDAFSRRPFCGYSGGRAVEQFSDDEYDHEYEDHRPSSSVANIDEWRWKLSMLQRNAEEQEIISRDRRDRRDYDQIANLAKRMGLYSELYGKVIVASKVPLPNYRPDLDDKRPQREVVIPLSLQRRVEGFVQEHLDRSLLPFDKDSGKTESGSEKAEHVNLDEKQDPLLDESVMEKILQRKSLRMRNFQRSWQESPEGAKMVEFRKSLPAYKEKERLLAAIARNQVIVISGETGCGKTTQLPQFVLESEIESGRGAFCNIICTQPRRISAMAVAERVSTERGENLGESVGYKVRLEGIRGKDTHLLFCTSGILLRRLLSDRNLNGVSHVFVDEIHERGMNEDFLLIVLKDLLSRRRDLRLILMSATLNAELFSSYFGGAPTIHIPGFTHPVRAHFLEDILERTGYKMTASNQLDDYGQDKVWKTQRQLLPRKRKNQITTLVEDALQNSNFETYGSRTRDSLANWNPDCIGFNLIEAVLCHICRKERAGAVLVFMTGWDDISSLKDQLKAHPLLGDPNRVLLLACHGSMATSEQRLIFDKAPPNVRKVVLATNMAEASITINDIVFVMDCGKAKETTYDALNNTPCLLPSWISKASSRQRRGRAGRVQPGECYHLYPRCVYDAFAEYQLPELLRTPLNSLCLQIKSLQVDSIGEFLSAALQPPEPRAVQNAVEFLKMIGSLDENENLTDLGRYLSMLPVDPKLGKMLIMGAVFRCIDPILTVVAGLSARDPFLLPQDKKDLAGTAKSRFSAKDYSDHMALVRAYEGWKDAEREGSGYEYCWRNFLSAQTLQAIHSLRKQFSYILKDAGLIDSDANTNNSLSHNQSLVRGVICSGLFPGISSVVHRENSMSFKTMDDGQVLVYANSVNAKYQTIPYPWLVFGEKVKVNAVFIRDSTGVSDSILILFGGAVTKGSAAGHLKMLDGYIDLFMDPSLSECYLQLKEELDKLVQKKLEDPTFDIHKEGKYILFAAQELPAGDLCEGRFVFGRETSRARLRDNEDGKSNIIKDGMNPKSLLQTLLMRAGHTPPKYKTKHLKTNEFRAMVEFKGMQFVGKPKRNKQVAERDAAIEALGWLTQTSGTKLQDEGDDSPLDLTDNMLKLLSRPRKRTRNNPKK; encoded by the exons ATGCGCCGCGTCTTGCGGCGCGGGCTGGGCATCCTCCTCGTCCCACTCCCTAGCCCActcagccggccgccgccgccgccgatccctctcgctgctctcctcctcctcccgcgccgccTGGATGCCTTCTCCCGACGGCCCTTCTGCGGCTACAGCGGGGGCCGCGCCGTCGAGCAGTTCTCCGACGACGAGTACGACCACGAGTACGAGGACCACCGG CCGTCGTCCTCGGTGGCGAACATCGACGAGTGGAGGTGGAAGCTGAGCATGCTGCAGCGCAATGCGGAGGAGCAGGAGATCATATCCAGGGACCGGAGGGACCGCCGGGACTATGACCAGATCGCCAACCTCGCCAAGAGGATGGGGCTCTACAG TGAGCTGTATGGGAAGGTTATTGTTGCGAGCAAGGTCCCGCTGCCGAACTACAGGCCGGACCTGGACGACAAGCGCCCGCAAAGAGAG GTGGTGATCCCGCTAAGCTTGCAGAGGAGGGTTGAAGGATTTGTGCAGGAGCACCTTGACCGTTCGCTCTTGCCATTTGATAAAGACAGTGGCAAGACAGAAAGTGGTTCTGAGAAAGCTGAGCATGTGAACTTGGATGAGAAGCAGGATCCTCTGCTGGACGAGTCGGTCATGGAGAAGATCCTTCAGAGGAAGAGTCTTAGGATGCGCAATTTTCAAAGAAGTTGGCAG GAATCACCTGAAGGCGCTAAGATGGTAGAATTTCGGAAATCACTCCCAGCATACAAGGAGAAGGAAAGGCTTCTAGCAGCCATTGCACGTAATCAG GTTATAGTTATTTCTGGGGAGACAGGGTGTGGAAAAACAACACAGTTGCCTCAATTTGTGTTGGAGTCAGAGATAGAATCTGGCCGAGGGGCCTTTTGTAACATAATCTGTACACAACCACGAAGAATATCTGCAATGGCTGTTGCAGAAAGAGTATCCACCGAAAGAGGAGAAAACCTTGGTGAATCG gttGGCTACAAAGTTCGATTGGAGGGAATTAGAGGAAAAGATACACATCTACTTTTCTGCACCAGTGGTATTTTACTAAGGCGATTGCTGAGTGACCGAAACTTGAATGGTGTGTCTCATGTATTTGTTGATGAAATACATGAAAGAGGGATGAATGAAG ATTTCTTATTGATCGTTCTAAAGGACCTATTGTCACGGCGCCGCGATCTAAGGTTGATATTGATGAGTGCTACTTTAAACGCGGAACTGTTCTCAAGTTATTTTGGAGGAGCGCCAACTATCCACATTCCT GGATTCACACATCCAGTGAGGGCGCATTTTCTGGAAGACATATTAGAGAGGACAGGCTATAAGATGACAGCAAGTAATCAACTTGACGATTATGGCCAAGATAAAGTGTGGAAGACTCAGAGACAGCTATTACCCAGAAAGAGGAAAAATCAAATCACTACACTTGTTGAG GATGcccttcaaaattcaaactttgaaaCCTATGGCTCAAGGACACGTGATTCTCTGGCAAACTGGAATCCTGACTGCATAGGGTTTAATCTCATAGAGGCTGTTCTGTGCCACATATGTCGCAAAGAGCGAGCTGGTGCAGTTTTAGTTTTTATGACCGGATGGGATGACATTAGCTCTTTGAAGGATCAATTAAAAGCGCATCCGTTGCTGGGTGACCCAAATAGAGTGTTACTGCTTGCCTGCCATGGTTCCATGGCTACTTCTGAGCAG AGGCTAATATTTGACAAGGCACCTCCTAATGTTCGGAAGGTAGTACTTGCCACTAACATGGCAGAAGCAAGTATTACCATAAATGACATTGTTTTCGTCATGGATTGTGGAAAAGCAAAGGAAACCACATACGATGCTCTAAACAACACTCCCTGCTTACTCCCCTCATGGATTTCAAAGGCTTCTTCCCGTCAG AGGAGGGGCAGAGCTGGTCGTGTCCAACCTGGAGAATGCTATCATCTCTACCCCAGATGTGTATATGATGCATTTGCAGAGTACCAGCTTCCAGAGCTTCTCAGGACTCCTTTGAATTCACTATGTTTGCAGATAAAAAGTTTGCAGGTTGACAGCATTGGGGAGTTTCTATCAGCTGCTTTGCAGCCTCCAGAACCACGAGCC GTCCAAAATGCAGTGGAATTCCTAAAGATGATCGGATCATTAGATGAGAACGAGAACCTTACTGATCTAG GAAGATACCTCTCCATGCTTCCGGTTGATCCGAAGTTGGGGAAGATGCTTATAATGGGTGCAGTTTTCCGTTGCATTGACCCTATACTTACTGTGGTTGCTGGATTGAGTGCTCGGGATCCTTTCCTGTTGCCACAGGACAAGAAAGAT TTGGCAGGAACTGCAAAATCAAGATTCTCAGCGAAAGATTATAGTGATCATATGGCCCTTGTCCGAGCTTATGAAGGATGGAAGGATGCTGAGAGGGAAGGATCTGGTTATGAGTACTGTTGGAGGAATTTCCTTTCTGCTCAAACACTACAAGCCATTCATTCTCTTCGAAAGCAATTCAGCTATATCTTAAAGGACGCCGGTTTGATAGACTCTGATgcaaatacaaacaatagtttgagCCATAATCAATCATTAGTTCGTGGTGTAATTTGTTCTGGGCTTTTTCCTGGGATATCATCTGTTGTG CATAGGGAAAACTCCATGTCCTTCAAGACCATGGATGATGGCCAAGTTCTTGTTTATGCT AATTCTGTGAACGCTAAGTACCAGACCATCCCTTATCCATGGCTGGTCTTTGGTGAGAAGGTGAAGGTAAATGCTGTCTTCATCCGTGATTCAACTGGAGTATCAGATTCCATACTCATCTTATTTGGTGGCGCTGTTACAAAAGGAAGTGCG GCTGGGCATTTGAAGATGCTTGATGGTTACATTGATCTATTTATGGATCCCAGCCTGTCAGAGTGCTACCTGCAACTTAAAGAAGAACTTGATAAACTTGTACAGAAGAAG CTTGAAGACCCAACCTTTGACATTCACAAGGAAGGCAAGTACATTTTATTTGCTGCACAAGAGCTTCCTGCAGGCGACCTATGTGAAGGAAGGTTTGTGTTCGGCCGCGAAACGAGCAGAGCTAGGCTTCGGGACAACGAAGACGGCAAAAGCAACATCATAAAGGATGGTATGAACCCCAAGAGCCTGCTGCAGACCTTGCTGATGAGGGCAGGCCACACGCCTCCAAAGTACAAGACAAAGCACCTCAAGACCAACGAGTTCAGGGCCATGGTGGAGTTCAAAGGGATGCAGTTTGTCGGGAAGCCGAAGAGGAACAAGCAGGTTGCGGAGAGGGACGCCGCGATAGAAGCGCTGGGATGGTTGACACAAACGTCCGGTACGAAGCTCCAGGATGAGGGTGACGACTCCCCGCTCGACCTGACCGATAACATGCTCAAGCTGCTTTCTAGACCAAGGAAACGGACGAGAAATAATCCGAAGAAATGA